The DNA segment TCCCTAATTGGCTCTTgactgtgtcagtaaagaagatGAGAGCCAATTGCTGGGTGAAGTGGAAGTTCCAGGTCccggaaggaagagaaggaatgcgggggagagagaggagtctTTTCAGCCAGGTTTTAGAAGAAGAAGCACAACCAACCATGTAAGCCACCCGGGCACCTAGGACATGCAGCCTCTGTCTCCGGTGAGAGCCGGGCTAAGGAGGTTGTTGGGAGCTAGCTGTTAGCTAATTAGATTAGGGCAGGAGATTCTTCATCCAGTCATTGTGTATCtggctaattttaaaataataaaactgtctaGTGTTTTCCATCCATGGGGCTAAGGTGCACAGGAGGGGAAAGAGAGCATCTGGGGCAGTAGGTGGTGGCTTGGCAAAGCTAGCTAGGAGGAAACGGCAAGTGAGGCCCATCTGCATGAGCCACCACAACCACACATTTCTGAAATATATGAACTGAACATGCAGAATTTCTGGGACAAAATGAACTGTGGGACtagaaagaaaagatttttcacaccaaaggcatagaaaatattttcagtgaatGAATAGAAGAAAAGTTTCCAAAGCTAGGGAAAGACAAGCCCATCCAGATagaagaagcacacagaacaccaaatataaccagaaaataaaattcccATATCAAATCATGGTTGAAACACTGAATATACATAACAAGGAAAGTACATGGAAAGTtgtagagagaaaaacaaaatcacatcTAATGGCAATTAAGGGAAAGACTCATAGTTGGTCAAGGTGCTAAGGACAGGTGAATATCTGGTGCTCAGTTATGAATGGACCACCTATGTCATCCTCTCCAAGGCTCAGAAAACATCAAGAAGGGAGACAAGGTATAACAgctggatgatgatgatggtggtggtagtggtggtggtgatgatggcagCCATGTAATGCTGTCTGTCCTACAGACACAATGAGGCCATGACATGCCTGAACTCACAATATCTGTGGCTGCCTGCCAGGAAATGCACAAGactgagtccattaatattcagTTGTAGATACAGGAGAGGCTCATGAGACCTCTCCAAGGAGTTAATTGTAGCTGATGGCTCCAGGAGAAGTCATTATCTTCAGTGATGTACCCATGCTCCAGTTGAAAGGTTTACAGTCATGCCCACAAGACCAGTCCTGTTGAAACCCAGTGGCACACAAAgtacaaacaaaaactaaactaaactaaactaaactaaactaaactaaactaaactaaactaaactaaactaaactaaactaaacaatgCAAATATCTGGTGTCAAGGGGAAAGAgctggagtgggaggaggagaagagaaaggggccGGTGAGGGgactcagcagataaaggagCCTGCCATCAGGCCTGATTATCTGAGTTGATTCCTGGAATCCCTACAGTAGAAAGGGAAAACCAGATCttccaaattgtcctctgatcgaCACACACGCCCCATGacacaagtttgtgtgtgtgtgtgtgagcggcAGTGTCAAAACATATAcactaaatatatataaacaaaaccaaaacatatatataaattaaatgcataattaaaaagaGAGGAGGCAAGAGTGTGATCAGAGTGGAGTCTGTGTAGGTTTATAGCATTGTCAAAGAAGAAGCTAACCTTAAAAgctatttgggggtggggggcagaacaTGCCCTTGACAACCCAACCACTACCTGGCTGTGACAATTTCTGCCTGGTGCCACATGGAAGACACCCAGAGGCACAGGTGCCACTAAGATGAGCAAGTgagtggtggagaaatggaaaagaaagagagacataaGGATGTGTGCTCTATgaagagagagggaactggagacTCAAAGGCAGTGAGGAACAGCCTAATGTGAATAGCTTGTGGTCATGATGAGATCCTGGCCTGTGCTCCCACTGAGAACCATGTCTGGGTTCATGGCCCTGCAGAAGGaggggtctgtgttgatgtctgtggcccaTGATATCACCAAAGGCTGTGTGGCTGTCTCTGGTCTAGACTGCCACCTGGGACTAGGCTATGCTAAGCTGATCCTATCCCTCACTTGGGCAGTGTGGGAGAGGGCTCAGGCCTTCATCAGCTGCAGCTCAAATCAGCTCCCTCCCCCACCATATGGAGAAGCACAGTAGAACTGGCCCTGGTTTTAAGGATTGTGGGTGACCTGGGCCCCAAGGGTATGAGTGCAGAAACACTGGCTGTCCTCAGGGGCCATCTGTTGGTGTGGGCGTGGGAGAGATGCCTCCCCTCCCCCGACTGCTAGCCACCTGAAGCAgataggagagctggccccaccccttgccAGCTGTAGCATTTGGAGAGCACCCTAAACCTTGCCTGGGCAGTACAGTAGATCTGGCCAAGTTGGTGTGAGCAAAGGAGAGCTATTAGGCTCACCAACTCAGCtactacccaggcccagatccagggctttgagtttgcCCACCCTTACATCTACCCTATCTATGGCAGAGCACATGAAGGGGCAGGTCCTCCAGAACCATAGCTGCAAGATCTCCAGGACTCATGGCAATAACAGGATATcccagaggagtcccagtgaggatccagtattgatagtttagcagaagccagagtccccaaaccagaccaaagactcactgcaatgaacatctgCAAGTAAAGATGTTTGGACAAAAGGGTCTACTGTGGCACATACTGTTATACACTCTGTgagatgtttgttttctttccgtGGGGAAGGTGCAAAGGTGGAGTGCGGATACGGAGGGATGAGTGACGAGAGGGattgggtgcatgatgtgaaattctcaaaaaatcaattaaaagttttttttgttgttgttttttttttaaagctatttttaaagaTGCGTATGGGGTAAAGGAACTATATGAATGTAATTGcaggtgcccaaagaggccaaaagcaccagctatatatatatatatatatattttttttttttttttgttaaaaaaacctaaaatcatAGGGCTTCAAAAACGGAAGCTACAGTGAAAAAGGAAGTGCTAAGCCCACAGCAAGTGATCAGGTCCTTAAACCTCTGAGCTTTGAGGCTACTTGGTTTTTGAGTTGAGTTTGTTCTTCCTCTTCGCTGACATTGGAACTGTTAAAGAGCTCACTAGGAGGTGGAGAGTCTTACCCCACTGTACTTCTGCAAAATCTAAGGTTTCTCTTTCATAGGCTTAAAAATAAGCCTTCCTGTGCCCCACCTAGGCAGCTGTGACCGGCTtgaagaagagaaacaaacaaaatattctgAGCCTGGGACGGATCATCTGGCCCTGTTCACCATAGGAGCCCAGCACAACCAGCAGGTAAGAGAGGTGCTTCAGGCCCCTGGCCAGGCAGCGGAGTTGTCTGGGAAATGCCAACTGGAGAGGGAAGATAAACATGGACCAAGGGATGACAGGTGGAAGCTGCAGCGGGAGGATGGGGGGTGTTACTGCAGGTATCATACAGGGAAGGGAACCCCACGAAGAGATAAGAGTGAAGATTGGGTACAAATTGACTGGATCGGACTTCTGAGAGTCTAATAACAGGCGGTTTATTCCCAGTGTATTTAAACCCAgtataatttggaaaaaaaagtttcctggCATAATTCAATCTCTGATGCACAAGGAACTGTAGTAACATTGAAACTCAACTCAGGGTAGTGTCATTTCTTCAAAGAAATAGGTTCTAAAGATAAGCTACCTGTACTAGCTTAAGGGCTTAAAGGTCTGGCCTGGTTTCAGGCATACAGAGAGCATAGAGGTCATTTGGGTCATTAGTCAATTCTGGTCCTTGTTATGGAACCTTGGGGGAGCCTCTGACTGTAAGAGTCATTTATATTAAGAGCAACCTTCAGTCCTGGTTGCAGGAGCTTCATATAGCTGGCCCAACCGATAACACAGGTCACCAGAATGTTAACCACTTCCAGTTGTCAGCTTTCTGGATGGAAGGTCGGGGGTTTTCCTCTTTCCCACTGGAAAGACAATCTTGTGTGCTTAACATTTCTGGTTTCTCTGAAGATCTGTGGATGCACGGGCATTTGTGCTGTGATCCCAACAGGAAGCATTCATGTATGAATTTAGGTCAAAGAGGATGAGAGGTGACAATCAGGCCAGCCTACTCGTCTCTGACCTCCTTATTGGATTTCAAATTTTTCATAGAATTTGAATATGAGACTAGCTTACTTCATTTTTTAGGAGCTATGAAATCataaaaggaagggggaaaaatcAAGCTAGTTGTGATAGATACGTTTGCTCTTATTGCTTCTTCTATCACCACAATCTTCCTTTTCCCTACACAGAAAACATGGTGGTAGACCTTCCCAGGTACCTTCCTCTCCTATTGCTGCTTGAGCTGTGGGAGCCGATGTATCTACTTTGCTCTCAGCCTAAGGGTCTCTCCAGGGCACACTGGTTTGAAATTCAGCACGTACAGACAAGTCGTCAACCATGCAACACAGCCATGCGCGGTGTCAACAATTATACCCAACACTGTAAACAGATAAACACCTTTCTGCATGAATCTTTCCAGAATGTGGCTGCTACCTGCAGTTTGCACAATATCACCTGCAAGAACGGTCGGAAGAACTGCCACGAGAGCGCAGAACCTGTCAAGATGACTGACTGCTCACACACTGGAGGAGCCTATCCTAACTGCCGCTATAGTAGTGATAAGCAATACAAGTTCTTCATTGTGGCCTGTGAACACCCAAAGAAGGAAGACCCTCCCTACCAACTAGTGCCTGTGCACTTAGATAAGATTGTGTGAGGCTAGGCCTTTTCTTCTGTTTGATACAGGTTCTCTTACAGTTTATTCCACTTTGCCTTCTGTTCCCACAGAAAAGGGAAGGTGTTGGAAGAATTAAGATGCCTACGCTATCAAAAcggagcttaaaaaaaaagagtgcatgGGTTATGATGGAGCTCCGTCAATGAGCACTTGCTTAGTGCACAGAGGTCCCTGGGTTCTATCATCATACTACCCCCcaccaaaatagaaagaaagaagattattttctgcTCTGGGGTTACCTTTGTTGAAGGAGGAATATAAGAAAAGTATAAAGAAGGACCAAGCCGCTGAACAATTTATCCTGCAATTTTTTGGGTCAAGCTTTATTGTACAATGCTCATAGGcagaaaaaaatttctttttttaatagaatgAGTGTTATttttctgggttgtttgtttgttgttttttgacagGGTCTGATTTGGTCAGGGTGGGCTCAGCGTCGCTATGTAACCAAGAGTGGTTATCAACTCTTATTAAATCCTGTTATCATCTCTTACACTTCCATTCTTGCTCAGTCCCTAGCTTCCCTACCCTCCTACTGTGTGAGGTTCATGTTCCCAAAGCAGGAAAGGGGGAGGGTCACTGGGggccaggaggctggagagattttGAGGACTCACAATCATCTTTCACTCCAGCCTAAAGCCACCAGGCAAGCAGCCAccagcaggcaccaggcacatactgGCTACACACAAGCCACGTGGAGATAGGCATGttgggaacaagcaaaagaaacttagaTTCTAAGTATTACTGtttcatttttacactccatttaatcacagagaaaaaagaaattcatgaTCCCAAGCCCTAAGGGAGCTGGGGACTTCCCAATAGACGAGTAGGTCTTACTATAAGGAAACAGTTGTCTGAATCCCAACATCTCAGGGACAACTTGGAAAGGAGTGTAGCCGCCCACAGCTGTACGAACCAGGTTCCCgaaagggaggctggggctgCATGGGAGAAAATATCCAGAGAAATAACGAGACCAAGACAAAGATAatgatcaaggcccaaagtttacttaagagtctgagcttataaagggggaaggctcATCCCTGGCCACGCCAGGCTCTTGTTGCTTTGTCACCAGGCTGTTGCTTACTTAGGAATGTCTCAGGttcaggttcagcctctcagccagTGGCTGTGTCTTGGAGAAAACCCGCagaggtggcagaacaatagacctatctaggtcagaaggctccactCTAGGTGGTCTTGCTCACAGTGGCAGAACAGGTCTGAGCCggctgctcaaggctgggggagacTACAGAGGAGCAGTTGTCTGAGTAGAGACAGCTTCTCCATCTTGCTGGAAGGGTTGAACCAGGATCCTGTTTCCAGGCCCAGGAACCTACTCCTAACATGATTGGTGAAAACTCCCTGGCTCACATCCCTTTTACCAAAATATGATTGGAGAGTGCAATACAGCCCACCCTGAAGTTCAGTTCCCAAGTCTGTTCTGTGGCCCTAATCAATCAGTAGCAGCTTGATTGCAATAAAATTTTGTCATTTGCATTGATCTGATGTTTGAGTTATGTTGAATGTAAGTTTACCCCACAACAGACACACAGATCTAAAGGTACAAACAGCCAAGCAAGTAAAGGTGGTGGCTCTAGGCTCAGGCCTCTTACCACAAGGCCATATTTGTAGagcatgctggctagttttatgttaatttgTCTTACACTAGATGCCTTAGTTACTATTCTATGGAAAttcatataaagaaaagcatttaatgggggattgcttgcagtttcagaggtttagtccattatcatgctGGGGAACATGGTGGCACGctggcagacatggtggcacgctggcagacatggtgctggagaggtagctgagagttctacacccagATCAGGAAGAGACTCTGGGCTCCTCATGAGCTTTTGAAAACTCAGAGCTcaacccatagtgacacacttcctcctataAGGTCACACATCTTAATCTCGTTCAAatatgccactccctggtgactaagcattcacatACAAGAGTCTATggagaccattcttattcaaactaccatactgcgttatttgggaagaggaacctcagttgagaaaatgttgcACCAAATTGGCCTGTGGGAAGCTTGtggagtattttattttattttattttattttattttattttattttattttattttattttattttattttattttattttattttattttattttattttattttattttgagacatgtaGTCCTGTCTGCCCTGGAACGTTCTATGTAGagtgggctggcctcaaactcccagagttctgtctgcctctgcctcctgagcactgggatcatAGGAATGAGCCACTAAACCTGGCttgaagtattttctttctttctttctttctttctttctttctttctttctttctttctttctttctttctttctttctttctttctttctttctttctttctttctttctctctctctctctctctctctctctctctctctctctctctctctttctttctttctttttttttttgactagacAATGGTTTAGCCCTTTAGTTCTCACTTTATTTACAGCCTTTATAGAAATATGCTTTGGTATGTAGTAGCAGCATTT comes from the Mus musculus strain C57BL/6J chromosome 14, GRCm38.p6 C57BL/6J genome and includes:
- the Rnase6 gene encoding ribonuclease K6 precursor, coding for MVVDLPRYLPLLLLLELWEPMYLLCSQPKGLSRAHWFEIQHVQTSRQPCNTAMRGVNNYTQHCKQINTFLHESFQNVAATCSLHNITCKNGRKNCHESAEPVKMTDCSHTGGAYPNCRYSSDKQYKFFIVACEHPKKEDPPYQLVPVHLDKIV